A window of the Candidatus Cloacimonadota bacterium genome harbors these coding sequences:
- a CDS encoding MoxR family ATPase has product MENSIQRIQELSLAVKALKSEIGKVIVGQEQVIDNVLTALFANGHVLIEGVPGLAKTLMISSLAQSLALSFSRIQFTPDLMPSDITGSDILVSDSETGKRGFEYLKGPVFANIILADEINRTPPKTQSALLQAMQENTITSGNKTWSLERPFIVMATQNPIEQEGTYPLPEAQLDRFMFYINIDYPSYEEECKIVENTTGGAIPQIKAHLDAGRIIALQEAIRQLPVSEHVLKYAVDLTRRTRPNSPDADPEIKRWVSWGAGPRASQYLILGAKAVAALNGRLSPSEEDVRQVAPIVLKHRILVSFAAEAEGINSSEIVSRLIRGRGTA; this is encoded by the coding sequence ATGGAAAACAGTATTCAGCGGATACAGGAATTGAGCCTTGCGGTGAAGGCCTTGAAAAGCGAAATCGGCAAGGTGATAGTAGGCCAGGAACAGGTGATTGACAATGTGCTTACAGCACTATTTGCCAATGGACACGTTCTCATCGAAGGTGTACCGGGCTTGGCCAAGACTCTGATGATCTCTTCTTTGGCGCAGAGCCTTGCGCTCAGCTTTTCCCGTATACAATTTACCCCGGATCTTATGCCTTCGGACATCACCGGGTCGGACATCCTGGTTTCAGATTCAGAAACCGGCAAGAGGGGCTTTGAATACTTGAAAGGGCCGGTATTTGCAAACATCATTTTGGCAGACGAAATAAACCGCACTCCTCCTAAAACCCAATCTGCATTGTTACAAGCCATGCAGGAAAACACTATCACCAGTGGTAATAAGACATGGAGCCTGGAAAGACCGTTTATCGTAATGGCTACCCAAAATCCAATTGAACAGGAAGGTACTTATCCTCTTCCAGAAGCTCAATTGGACCGTTTTATGTTCTATATAAACATCGATTATCCCTCGTATGAGGAGGAATGTAAGATAGTGGAAAATACAACCGGCGGAGCAATTCCGCAGATCAAGGCACATTTGGATGCTGGCAGGATCATCGCCTTGCAAGAGGCCATCCGTCAGCTTCCGGTGAGTGAACATGTGTTAAAATATGCCGTCGATCTCACCCGGCGCACTCGCCCCAACAGTCCCGATGCAGATCCCGAGATAAAGCGCTGGGTAAGTTGGGGAGCTGGGCCTCGTGCTTCGCAATACTTGATTCTGGGGGCGAAAGCCGTTGCAGCTCTGAACGGGAGATTGAGTCCATCTGAAGAGGATGTGCGGCAAGTGGCGCCGATTGTATTGAAACACAGAATTCTGGTATCCTTTGCAGCAGAAGCAGAGGGGATCAATTCCTCCGAGATCGTCTCTCGCCTGATCAGGGGGAGAGGTACAGCCTAA
- a CDS encoding NAD(P)-dependent oxidoreductase: MAKVLITGTTGFIGKAVLAGILPLEHEITAIVRPNTQARRLQGIRDKVSVKELDLANTAALRDYLAESDFETIIHIGALRGGRKASKDEYYRSNVSSTEQMADYCLKHNAKLIFCSSVGVFGAIPNELPANAQTSRNPDNYYHYTKIEAEKIIGRDVLHGLHAAIIRPSITYGSGDHGFPYQLVKMVDKYYFPLINKRIWLHLCHIDALVEAFKWCLQNDFKSGLAWNVADRDPVQLHALVNFISRQLHGKNYPGILCVDRFFFALGEKVSRSLKNELFISRFELISKSWFYDVQEYYNAMEAMGIKPHYSIPDIQITIDDYRRH, encoded by the coding sequence TTGGCTAAAGTACTCATCACAGGAACTACAGGCTTCATCGGGAAAGCGGTGCTGGCGGGTATCTTACCGCTGGAGCACGAGATTACCGCTATAGTAAGGCCAAATACACAGGCAAGGCGCTTACAAGGGATTCGGGATAAAGTAAGCGTGAAAGAGCTGGATTTGGCGAATACGGCGGCTTTGCGAGACTACCTGGCGGAATCAGATTTTGAGACCATCATCCATATCGGAGCCCTCAGAGGAGGACGTAAGGCCAGTAAAGACGAATACTATCGCAGCAACGTAAGCAGCACAGAACAGATGGCGGACTATTGCCTGAAACACAATGCCAAACTGATCTTTTGCAGTTCTGTAGGTGTGTTTGGCGCCATTCCCAATGAATTGCCCGCAAACGCTCAGACCTCCCGCAATCCGGACAACTATTATCATTATACCAAGATTGAGGCGGAAAAGATCATCGGGAGAGATGTCCTTCACGGTCTTCATGCTGCCATAATACGCCCCAGTATCACTTATGGCAGCGGGGATCATGGCTTTCCCTATCAACTGGTGAAGATGGTGGATAAATACTATTTCCCACTCATAAACAAACGCATCTGGTTGCATCTGTGCCATATCGATGCCCTGGTGGAAGCCTTCAAATGGTGTCTGCAAAACGACTTCAAATCCGGTTTGGCATGGAATGTGGCTGATCGCGACCCCGTGCAGTTGCATGCTCTGGTGAATTTTATTTCCAGGCAGTTGCACGGTAAAAACTATCCCGGTATCCTTTGTGTAGACCGCTTTTTCTTTGCTTTGGGAGAGAAAGTATCCCGCAGTCTAAAGAATGAGCTCTTTATTAGCCGCTTCGAGTTAATCTCCAAAAGCTGGTTCTACGACGTTCAAGAATACTACAACGCGATGGAGGCGATGGGGATCAAACCTCATTATAGTATTCCTGATATTCAGATCACCATCGACGACTACCGGAGACACTAA
- a CDS encoding lysylphosphatidylglycerol synthase transmembrane domain-containing protein — protein sequence MNLRNKVFLMIGSIVGLGLIILWFSYIPIGELGGYFSRIRPSYVILASICYLGAYFVRSYRWNIILRHSKRIPVRDTWLYAMGGNLINYIIPIRAGELVKTWFIKKNHNLGMAQSLPSVFIDKTFDTLAIFSVILLIPFLTIELNPALNILLALLFLVFIVSVGLLLLAAWRKDLVLKVLGIFVKLSPRRLKVRVESLLRQFVDGLNLFEQAPVKLVWAVILTGIGIFLDGLYFYLIFAAFSIDFSFLTVLFGYTLINMSYALPQPPAQLGSNEWMMIIIFSLGFNLTKSSASAIMAFAHILTALIMGIIGGIAIAYSGFDVLRMIFKGEKIDGKQYSADTGIEPCGEGLEKRNRQGDSRPGTGD from the coding sequence GTGAACTTACGCAACAAAGTCTTTCTGATGATAGGCTCTATTGTAGGGCTGGGATTGATAATCCTGTGGTTCAGCTATATTCCTATTGGAGAATTGGGAGGCTATTTCAGCCGCATCCGTCCTTCCTATGTGATCTTGGCATCAATATGCTATTTGGGGGCATATTTTGTGCGTTCCTATCGTTGGAATATCATTCTACGGCACAGCAAACGAATTCCGGTTAGAGACACCTGGCTGTATGCAATGGGCGGGAATCTGATAAATTACATTATCCCCATCCGGGCAGGGGAGTTGGTCAAGACCTGGTTCATCAAGAAAAACCACAATCTGGGGATGGCACAGAGCCTGCCCTCGGTATTTATCGACAAGACCTTCGATACTCTTGCCATTTTTAGCGTGATCTTGCTGATTCCCTTTTTAACCATAGAGTTAAATCCCGCACTAAACATACTGCTTGCACTGTTGTTTTTGGTTTTCATTGTCTCCGTTGGACTGCTTTTGCTGGCAGCATGGCGCAAGGACTTGGTGTTGAAAGTATTGGGAATCTTTGTGAAGTTAAGTCCACGCAGGTTGAAGGTGCGAGTGGAGTCGTTGTTGCGTCAGTTTGTGGATGGGCTTAATCTCTTTGAGCAAGCTCCGGTGAAGCTGGTTTGGGCGGTGATACTCACCGGGATTGGGATCTTTTTGGATGGATTGTATTTCTATCTGATCTTTGCCGCTTTTAGCATTGATTTCAGCTTCTTGACAGTGCTTTTCGGATATACCCTGATTAATATGAGTTACGCTTTACCCCAACCTCCAGCGCAATTGGGCAGCAATGAATGGATGATGATCATCATCTTTAGTTTGGGATTTAATTTGACAAAGTCCAGTGCTTCGGCAATCATGGCATTTGCACACATACTTACGGCACTAATAATGGGCATAATTGGTGGAATTGCCATTGCGTATTCGGGTTTTGATGTGCTAAGAATGATCTTCAAAGGAGAGAAAATAGATGGAAAACAGTATTCAGCGGATACAGGAATTGAGCCTTGCGGTGAAGGCCTTGAAAAGCGAAATCGGCAAGGTGATAGTAGGCCAGGAACAGGTGATTGA
- a CDS encoding methyltransferase domain-containing protein has translation MAIPIINGWRSYYPVANEGLGSSYERMVLNKLLLELYKTNKYHNALESPCFGFTGISGINLVALAQAGCTVYLEDHEPERIELIKASWQKLNLELQIRCNPGYRKLDYPDQALDFAFNFSAMWFVEDLADFISELCRVVREHILICVPNRSGLGYKGQLKGYSASKYPQLRLAHIDPQSIIWYMQKYGWRLLKQDYIDCPPWPDIGMPKEEYLRSFCGKKVLVESKPIDPDKALSIMPYYLGQDPYFATRMMRFHTFEQFAPNCFKHFWAHHRYMLFAK, from the coding sequence ATGGCAATTCCCATTATCAATGGCTGGAGAAGCTACTATCCGGTTGCCAACGAAGGGCTTGGATCATCTTATGAGAGAATGGTTCTGAATAAACTGCTCCTAGAGCTATATAAAACAAATAAATATCATAATGCACTGGAGAGTCCCTGCTTCGGATTCACCGGAATCAGCGGAATCAATCTGGTAGCTCTGGCGCAGGCTGGTTGCACAGTATATCTGGAGGATCACGAACCCGAGAGGATAGAATTGATCAAAGCAAGCTGGCAAAAGCTCAATTTGGAGCTTCAGATCAGATGCAATCCGGGTTATCGCAAGTTGGACTATCCGGATCAAGCGCTGGATTTTGCGTTCAATTTTTCCGCGATGTGGTTTGTGGAAGATCTGGCAGACTTCATCAGTGAGCTGTGCCGCGTGGTGCGGGAGCATATCCTGATCTGTGTGCCCAATCGCAGCGGATTAGGCTACAAAGGGCAATTGAAGGGCTATAGTGCAAGCAAGTACCCTCAGCTAAGACTCGCTCACATCGATCCCCAAAGTATCATCTGGTATATGCAGAAGTATGGCTGGCGCTTACTGAAACAAGATTACATCGATTGCCCGCCCTGGCCGGATATCGGCATGCCAAAAGAAGAATACCTGCGCTCGTTTTGTGGCAAAAAGGTTCTGGTTGAGTCAAAGCCGATAGATCCGGATAAAGCACTATCGATCATGCCATATTATCTGGGACAGGATCCGTATTTTGCTACACGGATGATGCGGTTTCACACTTTTGAACAGTTTGCCCCAAACTGTTTTAAGCATTTTTGGGCGCATCACCGTTATATGTTGTTTGCAAAGTGA